A single window of Caldimicrobium thiodismutans DNA harbors:
- a CDS encoding N-acetyltransferase — protein sequence MEVRKAKLSDIKYIYKLILYFSKKGDVIPRPLAELYESVREFFVCEDRDLIVGACSLHILWEDLAEIRSLVVSEEYHRQGIGSKLIEACLKEAKELGIPKIFVLTTSPDFFKKFGFKEVHKQELPQKVWADCIKCSKFPECDEVPMLLELNQN from the coding sequence TTGGAAGTAAGAAAAGCAAAGCTCTCTGACATAAAATATATATATAAATTGATTTTATATTTTTCTAAAAAAGGGGATGTAATACCCCGTCCCTTAGCTGAACTTTATGAGAGTGTAAGGGAGTTTTTTGTTTGTGAGGATAGAGATCTTATTGTTGGGGCCTGTTCTTTACATATACTTTGGGAGGATTTAGCTGAAATCAGATCCTTAGTTGTTAGTGAGGAATACCACAGACAGGGGATAGGGAGTAAGTTGATTGAGGCCTGTCTTAAAGAGGCCAAAGAATTGGGAATACCAAAGATATTTGTTTTAACTACTTCCCCTGATTTTTTTAAAAAATTTGGCTTTAAGGAGGTGCATAAACAAGAGCTACCCCAGAAGGTCTGGGCTGATTGTATTAAATGTAGTAAGTTTCCTGAATGTGATGAAGTTCCTATGCTTTTAGAATTGAATCAGAATTAG